From the Saccharobesus litoralis genome, one window contains:
- a CDS encoding DMT family transporter, translated as MTVTGQYSGFLLAFAATAMFSTKSIFIKWAYQYGVDTTTLLTWRMIFSAPIYAVILLLLWRQQPIAKQDKSSLLPVIALGILGYYGASWLDLAGLNYITAHFERLVLYTYPIFVLIINAVLNKRPFNRAEVIALSVVYTGLFGIFGFDLQRLGQEVLWGSLLVLASAICFAGYVVGSQQYSRRIGSKYFTCIGMLAASAAICLHFLIYHDLAQLNQPVEVLWIALAIAIVATVLPSFLMNAAIARIGGNKTAILGSSAPVITTLFAVGFLGEVFTWVHALGMFLVLLGISLLSKAKAT; from the coding sequence ATGACCGTTACAGGACAGTACTCAGGGTTTTTATTAGCTTTTGCCGCCACCGCCATGTTTTCCACTAAATCCATTTTTATCAAATGGGCTTATCAATACGGTGTCGACACCACAACACTACTCACTTGGCGTATGATTTTCTCCGCCCCAATTTATGCGGTTATTCTATTATTATTGTGGCGCCAACAGCCCATTGCCAAGCAAGATAAATCTAGCTTATTGCCTGTCATTGCATTGGGCATATTAGGCTATTACGGTGCCAGTTGGTTAGACTTAGCTGGGCTCAATTACATTACCGCACATTTTGAGCGATTAGTGTTATACACCTACCCTATTTTCGTATTAATCATCAATGCTGTGTTAAACAAACGACCTTTTAATCGCGCTGAAGTTATCGCGCTTAGTGTGGTCTACACAGGCTTATTCGGTATTTTTGGATTTGATTTACAACGTCTTGGCCAAGAGGTGCTATGGGGTAGTTTATTAGTACTGGCAAGTGCAATTTGTTTTGCGGGTTATGTCGTCGGTAGTCAGCAATATAGTCGACGTATTGGCAGTAAATATTTTACCTGTATTGGTATGCTTGCCGCGAGCGCCGCAATTTGCCTGCATTTTTTAATTTACCATGATTTAGCTCAGCTCAATCAGCCGGTTGAAGTATTGTGGATCGCCTTAGCTATCGCCATCGTCGCTACCGTATTGCCATCGTTTTTAATGAACGCGGCCATTGCGCGTATTGGCGGCAATAAAACCGCGATCCTCGGCAGTAGCGCCCCTGTTATCACAACCTTATTCGCGGTTGGTTTTCTCGGTGAAGTATTTACTTGGGTTCATGCTTTAGGCATGTTTTTGGTGCTTTTAGGTATTAGCCTGCTAAGTAAAGCCAAAGCAACCTAA
- a CDS encoding helix-turn-helix transcriptional regulator translates to MHQYCDWPDLLEIGPECDERFVEYDKVPEMQPLRAKVSGISNLAGRYRVARSKPEWHGIVFTVAGVVELYTEQGHQSVEKCHLIALPAGKPFVMELEAKQLDIVWFHLDSCSHWDRLVNCLPSVSFCDMNQQIYHLLSLIYYEANAELRQPAVNQLHTYLNKTLDKPNKLALESQRIWQLVQDLEKRLHYPWTVQEMAKQINYSTPHLHRLFQNHFQRSPLQQLIFLRMERAKYLLQNSDWSIELIAEQVGYSDVFNFSKRFKKSLGIAPGQFRQRQFRQTKR, encoded by the coding sequence ATGCATCAATATTGTGATTGGCCCGATTTACTGGAAATAGGCCCAGAATGTGACGAAAGATTTGTTGAGTACGACAAAGTGCCGGAAATGCAGCCACTGCGAGCCAAAGTATCTGGTATATCTAACTTAGCTGGGCGTTATCGCGTGGCCCGCTCAAAGCCAGAATGGCATGGCATTGTGTTTACCGTGGCCGGTGTAGTGGAGCTCTATACTGAGCAAGGACATCAAAGTGTTGAAAAATGCCATTTAATTGCGCTGCCAGCAGGCAAACCGTTTGTTATGGAGCTTGAGGCAAAACAACTCGATATTGTTTGGTTTCATCTCGACAGTTGCTCCCACTGGGACCGCTTAGTTAATTGTCTACCTAGCGTGTCTTTTTGTGATATGAACCAGCAAATATATCACTTACTGAGCCTCATATATTACGAAGCCAATGCCGAGCTACGCCAACCGGCTGTCAACCAGCTGCACACCTACTTAAATAAAACCTTAGATAAACCCAACAAATTGGCGTTGGAATCACAACGCATCTGGCAATTGGTACAAGATTTAGAAAAGCGCCTACATTACCCTTGGACGGTGCAAGAAATGGCCAAGCAGATCAATTACTCAACACCACATTTACATCGTCTATTTCAAAATCACTTCCAGCGCAGTCCGCTGCAGCAGTTGATTTTTTTGCGTATGGAACGCGCCAAATACTTATTACAAAATAGTGACTGGTCGATTGAGCTGATCGCCGAGCAGGTAGGCTATAGTGACGTATTTAATTTTTCTAAACGTTTTAAAAAATCGCTTGGCATCGCCCCTGGGCAATTTAGACAAAGGCAATTTAGACAAACAAAGCGCTAA
- a CDS encoding SemiSWEET transporter, whose amino-acid sequence MTTIEIIGFTSAFLTTFSFLPQAIQVIKTRDTASLSLAMYSIFTLGVAGWLVYGLIKQDAAMIVANMVTFVLAGVILSIKLYNEFNQRSESKASAQSAVIDC is encoded by the coding sequence ATGACGACAATTGAAATTATTGGCTTTACTTCAGCGTTTTTAACGACATTTTCATTTTTACCTCAAGCTATTCAAGTGATCAAAACACGAGATACCGCATCACTTTCGTTAGCTATGTATAGTATTTTTACCCTAGGTGTTGCTGGGTGGTTAGTTTACGGTTTGATAAAACAAGACGCCGCTATGATAGTTGCCAACATGGTTACTTTTGTTTTAGCGGGTGTGATTTTATCGATTAAATTGTATAACGAATTTAACCAACGTTCAGAGAGTAAAGCCAGCGCTCAATCGGCAGTAATTGATTGCTAG
- a CDS encoding outer membrane protein OmpK: protein MPLARLMPYCLLLLTQAANAADWSTTELHLQYATFDRAYSNHQTQSTILTFQHASGWQYGDNFFFIDHASHRAKSKLDSDDSTFYGEFYSHLSLKKTTGIDVSFGPLKDIGLVAGFNFAPEVDTLYYLPGVRINLDLPYFAFAKFDITAYIHNSDQQPKQETGYMMDFAWSLPFEIGSAKFSLTGHAEYISDANINGGGYRQPWLLAQPQLRYDLGNNLWNKADQLYVGVEYQMWINKLGDDFTDENTIQALVVWRL, encoded by the coding sequence ATGCCATTAGCGCGCCTGATGCCATATTGCTTATTACTGCTAACCCAAGCCGCCAATGCCGCAGATTGGAGTACCACTGAGCTACATTTACAATACGCGACATTTGACCGAGCTTATTCCAACCATCAAACACAAAGCACTATTTTAACCTTTCAACATGCTAGCGGTTGGCAATATGGTGACAATTTTTTCTTTATTGACCACGCCTCGCACCGTGCTAAAAGTAAACTAGACAGTGATGACAGCACCTTTTATGGTGAGTTTTATAGTCATTTAAGCCTAAAAAAAACCACAGGGATCGATGTTAGCTTTGGTCCATTAAAAGATATTGGCTTAGTCGCAGGCTTTAATTTTGCACCGGAAGTGGACACCCTCTATTACTTACCAGGTGTGAGAATAAACTTAGACTTACCTTATTTTGCTTTTGCTAAATTCGATATCACGGCTTATATCCACAATTCTGACCAACAACCTAAGCAAGAAACAGGCTATATGATGGACTTTGCTTGGTCATTACCCTTTGAAATAGGATCGGCCAAATTCAGTTTAACTGGCCATGCGGAATATATTAGCGACGCCAATATTAACGGTGGCGGTTACCGCCAGCCATGGCTACTGGCTCAGCCACAACTGCGCTACGACTTAGGCAATAACTTATGGAACAAAGCCGACCAACTCTACGTAGGAGTTGAGTATCAGATGTGGATTAATAAACTTGGCGACGATTTTACCGACGAGAATACTATACAAGCTCTGGTTGTTTGGCGCTTATAG
- a CDS encoding multifunctional CCA addition/repair protein, translating to MSPKNQAQIEDKRYLVGGAVRDQLLGIKIKDKDWLVVGATVDEMLAAGYQQVGKDFPVFLHPQSKEEHALARTERKLGSGYTGFNCYAEPDVTLEEDLLRRDLTINAMAQDQDGQIVDPYGGQQDIANKCLRHVSPAFVEDPLRVLRVARFAARFAHLGFSIANETQALMQTLVASGELNTLTAERVWLETSKALQEPSPRIYFESLKDCGALKILFPELDCLWGVPNPAKWHPEICSGEHTMLVLQQACKFSDDLAVRYAALLHDLGKGVTPKEEWPSHHGHEKTGVPLVKQVSERLRVPNEYKDLAMLVSEFHLHTHKAFELKASTILKVFNRMDVWRKPQRFEQFLLCCHADFTGRLHFTDRPYPQTDFLRECLNAASRVDIQTILATGVKGAAIRDELNKQRTQQIMQIKQGYQTVI from the coding sequence ATGAGCCCCAAAAACCAAGCCCAGATCGAAGACAAACGTTATTTAGTCGGCGGTGCCGTGCGAGATCAATTGCTCGGCATTAAAATAAAAGACAAAGATTGGCTCGTGGTTGGAGCAACTGTCGACGAAATGCTCGCCGCCGGTTATCAACAAGTTGGCAAAGATTTCCCGGTTTTTTTACACCCGCAAAGTAAAGAAGAACATGCTTTAGCCCGCACAGAGCGCAAACTGGGTAGTGGCTACACCGGCTTTAATTGCTACGCTGAACCCGATGTCACGCTTGAAGAAGATCTACTGAGGCGCGATTTAACCATCAATGCTATGGCACAAGATCAAGACGGGCAAATAGTAGATCCCTATGGCGGTCAACAAGATATTGCCAACAAATGTTTACGTCATGTGTCGCCAGCCTTTGTTGAAGATCCATTACGCGTATTACGGGTCGCTCGCTTTGCCGCCCGTTTTGCTCACTTAGGTTTTAGCATAGCCAATGAAACACAAGCGCTAATGCAAACCTTAGTCGCGTCAGGAGAACTTAATACCCTCACCGCTGAACGCGTCTGGCTAGAAACCAGTAAAGCGTTACAAGAGCCAAGCCCACGTATTTATTTTGAAAGTTTAAAAGATTGCGGGGCATTAAAAATATTATTTCCTGAACTGGATTGTTTATGGGGCGTACCCAACCCCGCCAAGTGGCACCCAGAGATCTGCTCTGGTGAACATACCATGTTGGTTTTACAACAGGCTTGTAAATTCAGTGACGATTTAGCCGTGCGTTACGCTGCCCTATTGCATGATTTAGGCAAGGGTGTCACCCCCAAAGAAGAATGGCCAAGCCATCACGGCCATGAAAAAACGGGAGTACCATTAGTTAAACAAGTCAGCGAACGCTTACGCGTGCCCAATGAATATAAAGATTTAGCTATGCTGGTTAGTGAATTTCACTTACACACCCACAAGGCATTCGAATTAAAAGCCAGCACTATATTAAAGGTTTTCAATCGTATGGATGTATGGCGCAAACCGCAACGCTTTGAACAATTTTTACTCTGTTGTCATGCAGACTTCACCGGACGCCTACATTTTACTGACCGCCCGTACCCGCAAACCGATTTTCTGCGAGAATGTCTTAACGCCGCCAGTCGTGTTGATATTCAAACCATACTGGCCACAGGTGTTAAAGGCGCTGCGATCCGCGATGAATTAAATAAACAACGTACTCAACAAATTATGCAAATCAAGCAAGGCTATCAAACGGTAATTTAA
- a CDS encoding ExeA family protein, with the protein MYKGFFGLKETPFSIAPNPQYLFMSDRHKEALAHLMFGLRETGGFVLLTGEVGTGKTTTSRCLLEQVPDDTQVAFILNPTLSEHELLATICDELKIKTPADATLKQLTDSIRDFLLANHKADKNALLIIDEAQHLRAEVLEQLRLLTNLETNTKKLLQVILIGQPELQDLLKRRELRQLAQRITARYHLLPLTINEVAAYIVHRLAVAGCERSIFTQSAIKQIHALSGGIPRIINLLCDRALMGAYGQSKLKVDAKIIRQAAVEALGQDAIIDKPLALSRRQWQLIAAVGICACLGAGWWLGQAGSTSEPTVSVQTPVTKTNSTTSTTTSINDADNSTNQNSNKTAQAMDAQPATVEIDFAKASSSALAFKHLLQAWRVEIDGEMTEPCQQINEWQLNCYSSKGNLPNLVSLNYPALLQLYQANGEVFYGVLEHASLQNNVFSVVIAGQQHQVDRTWFDQYWRGGAVIVWQQPEGYQGQIDANSGIESLQWLENSLAFQQNRRARKIGSFDSQLQRKLHQFQNELGLALTPFADEETLIALHHQNSNDGPTLTATKQASLDSVFQGGS; encoded by the coding sequence ATGTACAAAGGATTTTTTGGTTTAAAAGAAACGCCATTTTCGATTGCGCCCAATCCGCAATATTTATTTATGAGTGATCGCCACAAGGAGGCGTTAGCGCATTTAATGTTTGGCCTGCGTGAAACCGGCGGGTTTGTGCTATTAACCGGTGAAGTGGGTACCGGTAAAACTACCACATCGCGATGCTTGTTAGAGCAAGTGCCTGACGATACTCAAGTGGCGTTTATTTTAAACCCCACTTTGTCTGAACATGAGTTATTGGCGACGATCTGCGATGAGCTAAAAATTAAAACCCCAGCTGATGCAACGCTAAAACAATTGACCGACTCCATTCGCGATTTTTTACTAGCCAATCATAAAGCTGATAAAAATGCGTTATTGATTATTGACGAAGCGCAGCATTTACGTGCTGAAGTACTTGAGCAATTACGTCTGCTAACCAATTTAGAAACCAATACCAAAAAATTATTGCAGGTGATTTTAATTGGTCAGCCTGAATTACAAGATTTATTAAAGCGTCGCGAGTTACGCCAACTGGCGCAACGCATTACCGCCCGTTACCATTTGCTGCCATTAACCATTAATGAGGTGGCGGCGTACATTGTGCACCGCTTAGCGGTAGCTGGGTGTGAGCGCAGTATTTTTACCCAATCGGCCATTAAACAAATTCATGCGTTAAGCGGAGGGATCCCGCGGATCATTAATTTGTTATGTGATCGAGCCTTAATGGGTGCCTATGGTCAAAGTAAGCTTAAGGTCGATGCTAAAATTATTCGCCAAGCGGCGGTAGAGGCATTAGGTCAAGATGCGATTATTGATAAGCCCTTAGCTTTGAGCCGTCGTCAGTGGCAACTGATTGCAGCTGTGGGGATTTGTGCTTGTTTAGGTGCCGGTTGGTGGCTCGGTCAAGCGGGTAGTACTAGCGAACCGACTGTATCTGTGCAAACGCCAGTTACTAAGACTAACTCGACAACCAGCACTACGACTAGCATTAATGACGCAGACAACAGCACAAATCAAAACTCAAATAAAACCGCACAAGCGATGGACGCGCAACCTGCGACCGTTGAAATTGATTTTGCCAAAGCGAGCTCATCGGCATTAGCGTTTAAACACTTACTACAAGCGTGGCGAGTTGAAATTGACGGCGAAATGACAGAGCCCTGCCAACAAATTAATGAATGGCAGTTAAATTGTTACTCCAGCAAAGGAAACTTACCTAATTTAGTTTCGCTTAATTACCCAGCGTTATTACAACTTTACCAAGCCAATGGCGAGGTGTTTTATGGGGTACTTGAACATGCTAGCTTGCAAAACAATGTTTTTTCAGTGGTGATAGCTGGCCAACAACATCAAGTTGATCGCACTTGGTTTGATCAATATTGGCGTGGTGGGGCGGTTATTGTTTGGCAGCAACCAGAAGGCTATCAAGGGCAAATAGATGCCAACAGTGGTATTGAAAGTTTGCAATGGCTTGAAAACAGTTTGGCGTTTCAACAAAATCGTCGTGCACGAAAAATAGGTAGTTTTGACAGTCAGTTACAGCGCAAGTTACATCAATTTCAAAATGAATTAGGTTTGGCTTTAACTCCATTTGCTGATGAGGAAACCTTAATTGCTTTGCATCATCAAAATAGCAATGACGGCCCAACTTTAACCGCTACTAAGCAAGCGTCGCTCGACAGCGTGTTTCAAGGAGGCAGTTAA
- a CDS encoding general secretion pathway protein GspB, producing MSYLLDALKKSERDQQQELPSILSEQIHVDVVDDEIEQSASKPNTANLALIVVCVVLALAVAFLLGREFSGNSQQNTSTVAAINNPSATASSAPLQTPPQSPAQQASANQANSENSSASRAAAQTLSTTELTEPTLDKKPQATKTEAAKIVSKESESDVFASAFANPNQFNQNLKPASKQPESLTDKSTKQSRLDKNSNQTKHKTSQIPETSVAQQAEPEAESGTLLTGNDTLASQSTSEISSRLLKQFERAVAETMQLSDEEIYQAQRADIVAPLVDMPQSIQQQVPSLSFQTHIYSSIASERWIKVNGRVVKEGEMVAPNVRLVEIQPQQVILAVQEDEFSLPALADW from the coding sequence ATGTCTTATTTATTAGATGCGCTGAAAAAATCTGAACGCGATCAGCAGCAAGAGTTGCCTAGTATATTATCTGAGCAGATCCATGTTGATGTTGTAGACGATGAAATTGAGCAATCTGCTAGCAAGCCAAATACAGCTAATCTCGCGTTAATAGTTGTTTGTGTGGTGTTGGCTTTGGCGGTGGCATTTTTATTGGGTCGCGAGTTTTCTGGCAATAGCCAGCAGAATACGTCTACCGTTGCTGCGATAAATAACCCTTCTGCTACTGCCTCTTCTGCGCCATTACAGACGCCACCACAATCACCAGCGCAGCAAGCCAGTGCTAATCAAGCTAACAGTGAAAATTCAAGTGCTAGTCGAGCAGCAGCGCAGACATTATCAACTACAGAGCTAACTGAGCCGACTTTAGATAAAAAGCCGCAAGCGACAAAAACAGAGGCTGCAAAAATAGTAAGTAAAGAATCAGAATCTGATGTATTCGCGAGTGCATTTGCTAACCCCAATCAGTTTAATCAAAACCTAAAACCGGCTAGCAAACAGCCCGAGTCGCTAACGGATAAAAGTACCAAGCAAAGCCGTTTAGACAAAAATTCAAATCAAACAAAACACAAGACAAGTCAAATACCCGAAACAAGCGTTGCTCAGCAAGCTGAACCGGAAGCAGAATCAGGTACCTTGCTAACCGGCAATGACACCTTGGCGAGTCAATCAACCTCTGAAATATCTTCAAGGTTACTCAAGCAGTTTGAACGCGCCGTAGCTGAAACCATGCAATTATCCGATGAAGAGATCTATCAAGCGCAGCGAGCCGACATTGTCGCGCCGTTAGTGGATATGCCACAAAGCATTCAACAACAAGTGCCGAGTTTGAGTTTTCAAACTCATATTTACTCGTCAATTGCCAGTGAGCGTTGGATAAAGGTTAACGGCAGAGTGGTAAAAGAAGGTGAAATGGTCGCACCTAATGTACGCTTGGTAGAAATACAACCGCAACAAGTTATATTGGCCGTGCAGGAAGACGAGTTTTCATTACCCGCATTGGCTGATTGGTAG
- a CDS encoding DUF4442 domain-containing protein: MPTLNQANWQLKAFAWRYVPLIAFHRPKILMLSDDAIALRIKLGWLTRNHLRSMYFGSLCVGADLAGGFLVYVMAQQQKLNLSFAFKAVQADFIKRPEADVVFTCQAGQQIAMALQQAISSQQRVNIPVNVSAQCPSISDDIVAKFSLTLSIKIKR; encoded by the coding sequence TTGCCAACCTTGAATCAAGCTAACTGGCAACTAAAAGCCTTTGCTTGGCGTTATGTGCCTTTGATTGCCTTCCATAGGCCCAAAATACTCATGCTGAGTGACGATGCGATAGCGTTAAGGATCAAATTAGGCTGGCTGACTCGTAACCATCTACGCAGTATGTATTTTGGCTCCTTGTGTGTGGGGGCTGATTTAGCCGGTGGCTTTTTAGTTTATGTGATGGCTCAGCAACAAAAACTCAATTTGTCATTTGCGTTTAAAGCGGTACAAGCCGACTTTATCAAACGACCTGAAGCCGATGTTGTCTTTACTTGTCAAGCCGGTCAACAAATTGCTATGGCACTGCAACAAGCTATCTCTAGCCAGCAAAGAGTCAATATTCCGGTTAATGTCAGCGCTCAATGTCCGTCGATTAGTGACGACATAGTAGCGAAATTTAGCCTCACCCTGTCGATTAAAATTAAGCGCTAA
- a CDS encoding GIY-YIG nuclease family protein, which yields MKQPAVYILASKRNGTLYIGVTSNLKTRIWQHKNHLVDSFTKQYQVYMLVYYENHSSMYEAISREKCLKKWKRSWKVKLIEEFNPYWRDLYDSI from the coding sequence ATGAAACAACCAGCTGTTTATATTTTAGCGTCAAAACGTAACGGAACCTTATATATTGGGGTTACGAGTAATCTTAAAACTCGTATATGGCAGCATAAAAATCACCTAGTTGATAGCTTTACTAAGCAATATCAAGTTTATATGTTGGTTTATTATGAGAACCATTCAAGCATGTATGAAGCTATTTCCAGAGAAAAATGTCTAAAAAAGTGGAAAAGGAGTTGGAAAGTTAAACTAATTGAGGAATTTAATCCTTATTGGCGAGATTTGTATGACTCAATTTAG
- a CDS encoding sugar porter family MFS transporter, which translates to MSSDSLDLNDVDTTPIQPAVTNSENIGFVVFISCIATIGGFLFGFDSGVINGTVDGLQQAFNSNSVGTGFNVASMLLGCAVGAFFAGTLADVYGRRALLIVAAVLFIISAWGSGVAGSSFEFVIYRIIGGLAVGAASVMAPAYISEVAPAQYRGMLTTIQQVAIIFGLFMAFVSNYLLADVAGSAVTPLWLNFEAWRWMFWIELAPATLFLFALLFIPESPRFLVASGKKQAAQKVLAKLYGSDNAVLKVNEIDASLAKDHHRPKLSDLIDKVSGKVRPIVWVGIGLAVFQQLVGINVVFYYGAVLWQAVGFSESDALLINVISGGVSIAACIITMAVIDKVGRKPLLVIGSIGMTITLAAMVFAFANSATDPNGNLVLGGLGTLALIAANAYVFFFNISWGPVMWVMLGEMFPNQIRGSGLAIAGLAQWGANFAITMTFPIMLASIGLAGAYGFYAICALISVGFVFKLVHETKGVELEDMQG; encoded by the coding sequence ATGAGTAGCGATAGCCTTGATTTAAATGATGTAGACACAACACCAATCCAACCCGCTGTTACCAATAGCGAAAATATCGGCTTTGTGGTTTTTATTAGTTGTATTGCCACTATAGGTGGTTTTTTGTTTGGCTTTGACAGTGGAGTGATCAACGGCACGGTTGATGGCTTACAGCAAGCTTTTAATTCCAACAGCGTTGGCACAGGTTTTAATGTAGCTTCCATGCTATTGGGTTGTGCCGTCGGTGCGTTTTTCGCCGGTACTTTAGCGGATGTTTATGGACGTCGCGCTTTGCTTATTGTTGCCGCTGTGTTGTTTATTATCAGCGCTTGGGGCTCTGGCGTTGCGGGCTCATCTTTTGAATTTGTTATTTATCGAATTATTGGTGGCTTGGCTGTTGGTGCTGCTAGCGTCATGGCCCCCGCTTATATTAGTGAAGTCGCTCCCGCGCAATACCGCGGTATGCTGACTACTATCCAACAAGTCGCTATCATTTTTGGTTTGTTTATGGCGTTTGTTAGCAATTACTTACTTGCTGATGTGGCCGGTTCTGCGGTGACACCATTATGGCTAAATTTTGAAGCATGGCGCTGGATGTTTTGGATAGAATTAGCACCAGCGACTTTGTTTTTATTCGCTTTATTATTTATTCCTGAAAGCCCTCGCTTTTTAGTAGCCAGTGGTAAAAAACAGGCTGCGCAAAAAGTGTTGGCTAAATTATACGGCTCTGACAATGCAGTTTTAAAAGTTAACGAAATCGATGCGTCACTAGCCAAAGATCATCATCGCCCTAAATTGTCTGACTTAATCGACAAAGTCTCTGGCAAAGTTCGCCCAATCGTTTGGGTTGGTATTGGTTTAGCCGTATTCCAGCAACTGGTTGGGATCAACGTCGTGTTTTATTATGGTGCGGTGCTTTGGCAAGCCGTAGGCTTTTCAGAAAGCGATGCCTTATTAATTAATGTGATCAGTGGCGGTGTGAGTATTGCCGCTTGTATTATCACCATGGCCGTTATCGACAAAGTTGGCCGTAAACCATTATTAGTGATTGGTTCTATCGGTATGACAATTACCTTAGCGGCCATGGTATTTGCCTTTGCTAACTCGGCAACTGACCCTAACGGTAACTTGGTACTAGGTGGCTTAGGCACCTTGGCTTTAATAGCGGCTAACGCCTATGTATTCTTTTTTAATATCTCTTGGGGCCCTGTAATGTGGGTGATGCTAGGCGAAATGTTCCCCAATCAAATTCGTGGTTCAGGCTTAGCAATAGCCGGTTTAGCACAATGGGGAGCGAATTTTGCCATTACTATGACATTCCCAATTATGTTGGCTTCCATTGGCCTAGCCGGTGCTTACGGCTTCTATGCAATATGCGCACTGATCTCAGTTGGTTTTGTATTTAAGCTAGTACACGAAACCAAAGGCGTAGAGCTTGAAGATATGCAGGGCTAA
- a CDS encoding phosphatase PAP2 family protein, whose protein sequence is MNSVIKKTNDLVRRWDVILCVLMASLFYLIPEIDLWVAQQFHDGQRFYLQDNLIVRIIYWTFAKIHLLVLLAIIVGFVIYHKHNSHSAHVRKRLRYVLLVLLLAPGIFVNLALKDNSIGRARPVHLEQFGGDAQFTPAFVYSGYCNKNCSFTSGHAAVVFFFMVFGWLFRCHKTFIAGLTIGVIVSAVRIMQGGHFLSDVMMSFWIVYFTGLTCAYLYKFNFKAKPTPEAKPALA, encoded by the coding sequence ATGAATTCTGTAATCAAAAAAACTAACGATCTAGTACGCCGCTGGGATGTCATTTTATGTGTATTAATGGCTAGCCTGTTTTACTTAATTCCGGAAATCGATCTATGGGTTGCGCAACAATTTCATGATGGCCAGCGCTTTTATCTGCAAGACAACCTCATAGTACGCATCATTTATTGGACATTCGCCAAAATTCACTTACTGGTATTGCTGGCTATTATTGTCGGTTTTGTAATCTACCATAAGCACAATTCACACAGTGCTCATGTTCGTAAACGCTTACGTTATGTTTTGCTAGTTTTATTATTAGCACCGGGGATTTTTGTCAATTTAGCATTAAAAGACAATTCCATTGGCCGCGCACGTCCAGTGCACTTAGAACAATTTGGTGGTGATGCCCAATTTACCCCTGCTTTTGTCTATTCAGGCTATTGTAACAAAAACTGCTCGTTTACTAGTGGCCATGCTGCGGTGGTTTTTTTCTTCATGGTGTTTGGCTGGTTATTCCGTTGCCATAAAACATTTATTGCCGGTTTGACCATAGGTGTTATCGTCAGTGCGGTGCGTATTATGCAAGGCGGTCACTTTTTAAGTGACGTAATGATGAGCTTTTGGATTGTCTATTTTACAGGGTTAACTTGCGCTTATTTATATAAGTTTAACTTTAAAGCGAAACCAACCCCAGAGGCAAAACCCGCCTTAGCTTAA